agtttacaagagaaacaaaatgttgttgtgtagatcacaaaaaatatgatttagtaAATCGGACAacctgcattattattttttttaactttagttTGTCATACCCAAcacaacatttttgtttgcatAATACTAAccttgttgttattttaattaattaacaaaCTACGATCTATAGATAGATTTATAGATTTTATAGGAAATTGATTGATGTGAAATTACATGATAGGAAAGAAAAATTTAAAGGCAAAATGAAACAAGAATCGCCATTCTGGCAAGAATATTCTTAGAagattcttttaaatattttatattttataacacTAGAAATCATCTGAGTAGTGCTAATCACCTGCATAGATTAAAGATACATGAAccttgatgctgactatcactccTGGTGTCACAAGTTCGACGAGGGTGTGTTGAGTGattctagccaggtctcctaagcaaccaaattggcctggttgcgagggagggtagtgtcacatggggtaacattcTCGTGgtagcgattagtggttctcgctctcaatggggcacgtgaaatgttgtgcgtggatcacggggAGTAGCATGAGGCTCCACATGCTTTGAGTTTCTGCGGTGTCGTGCACAGCGAGTCACTTGATGAGatgacttgtcctccaccaccaggattgcagtgagtaaccgtgccaccatgaggaactACTAAGTaataggaattgggcattccaaaactggggagaaaacgggataaaataaaataaaaaagatacatGAACCACAAGACACAATCTTTGTATATGTCCCGTTAGCAGAGACtagctatatttatttagaaTCCTGATAGTCATAGTACATAtagaaataccaaaaaaaaagaaaaagtagttggtggttaataaaattaataataaaaaatattttttattttaaatgggcaatttttaataaaataaattaattactctGATTAAATAGTATAATAAAAAAAGggttaataaaatgaaaaagtttatttaactattATTTGTGTTTCTTGTAGGGCTTATGAGACCTCCAAAATGTATCGGGATCTCAAACTAAGAGGAGCTCTCATTCAGAATAAACAGCTGAGACTTTTGCCACAGGAGCAAGTTTATGACAAAATTAATGGAGTCTGGAACTTGTCTAGTGATCAGGTATTTACAATAGATTTGCAATTTGTATATATAAAAGCTGTTGTCTACATTTTAATGACCTTCAACAACCAAACACGTGCTTGTGTTTCAGGGTAATCTTGGAACTTTTTTCATTACTAATGTGAGGATTGTGTGGCACGCCAACATGAATGAGAGCTTCAACGTCAGCATTCCCTATCTTCAAATTGTTAGTGTCTCTTTTGCTTCTATTTTCTTGGTTATTACATAGGACATATCagtattgatttatatattttttcaattttctTTCTTCCCATCCCTTTTTGTTTCTAGCGTTCCATAAGGATCAGAGATTCTAAATTTGGACTTGCTCTTGTTATTGAGAGCTCACAGCAAGTAAGTTTGGAAGATTCACAACCAGAAAAGCTTTCAAAATATTACATGTAACATGACCTATAATGATACTTTTGTTAAGTTAAAAGCTTAatgtttcttaaaattatttttgaagtATTAAAGAACATATTAAAGTACTTAATTGTATTGAGGAGatatttttatgtattgttttattgatttttttgtcAATGCATGCTCTCTTAGACTGGAGGATATGTGCTGGGATTCAAGATTGATCCAATGGACAAGTTACAAGATGCAGTGAAGGAAATCAATTCTTTACACAAAGTGTACTCAGCAAATCCCATTTTTGGTGTGGAATATGAGATGGAAGAAAAGGTATTCATAGTAGGGATTTGTtaatgtgtgttgttgttttgtactgTGTGATAATCTTGataacaattgtttaaaaaaaaaaaatagtatacgTTTTTGCTAACATGCTGATAAGTTAAATTGGCATTTTACTAATCTGCCATAACCAGACCAATGACTTGCTTCATAAAGTCTGGTCTCCATTGCAGCTTGAAcaatggtggccagctgatagatagctgtgcaatgtgtataaacctcactctcctgacctcaagatgtgcactagcgactgacgctaggggctgtagcctttagcctccttgttagcgcacccgcctcctaTGCCAGAGATGCTGGTTCGAGTcctgtacggagcgggtagagcAGGAGTGTCACatgaacatgcactagatgggcATCTTGGAGTGTTTCGGCATCTTGCGCATTTTTAAGACCCCATATCAAGTTATAACCCTGTGAGACCCCGCGTCtatgtggatgttgtattttggcttcacaaGACTgtaatttaagggttaaacttctggtgcaccgagtcacgtgacacaataACATCACGTAGATCTCAGTAAAGTGCTTCTACCGGTGCAAAGCCAAAAagagtgcctctggtaagaaacgtatttacgttttttttattgaaatctgtttacatgtaaagagtagcatctctaatTTAGTTTGATATGGCACtttaaaagattaataaattttTCACATGACAGTgcactgataaacatgatgtccacatacaaGGATTTTGGGACATTCCCTCAAAaggaatgttatttattttgaataacatttaacaatgctttattttttatatacattttgttagattttattttgttatcactgtacaatatggttctattctTTAACATTAGAtcatgcattcctatatttactgtacattttcatattgagaatcaatggcttcatccaaaagctgaaatagTTTGCTTTCAGGGGCTCtacatggagttaggatgaaaataaggtgcattttgaactgttctgagaccagtgcagacagacagcacactggaggttaagtcattcactaaacagggagcatGGAAGCATTCTATAGCTCTCTATGGAGCTAAGggtattcactcctaaaatccaaccaaacattcagtttcaggctgtagatgatgtttagaccactcaacatgtttggcagacatgggacaatcataatcagtacatagattcagaatttataatgtaccgttttttttttttttgtaacatggttggcagtgatcggatgatgctgaccattactttgaatcagaattaattatgctaagttctgatgtaatgtctgtaatgtctcaaaaacacgaATAAACAGCACTCCTGGAATCAAACAAtattatggaaaaaaataattttttttgcttgtgTATAAGGTGCtagtagttacaaatcaaaaagggaaatggaaaatgcatatagcagtcacgcttgggtctaaagaacatcaacttttaaaaactcaTTTTGAGACACCATTATTCTGTTTAATTGGTTGCGTTGTGTCTGGCTGTTTAGCACAAGAACACTCTCCATATGAACGACCCCCTAAGACAGACCGTCTAACTGATATCTAAAGTTACCGAccacatttgatatatttttgtatcctttTTCCCTCAGCCTCAGCCTCTAGAAGAGCTGACCGTAGAGCAGCCCCCTGATGATGTGGAGATTGAGCCCGATGAACACACAGATGCCTTTACTGTGAGTTTTACTTCATATGCTACTCTCAGTTATGACGCGCTCTCACTCACCACAtagttgtctgtgtgtgtctcacgCTGAAAATAGCTGATCACCTAAGCCACGACTCACAATGTCCCATCAACTCAAacatttgtttaaacattttttacacaGAGATCTAATGATTCTGGCATTGGGAATGTTATCTTATTTGTTACTTAAAGACTAGATTTTATTACATGTTAAGTTGTATTGCATGTTCAATAACTTGATTTTTGTCTTTGTCAAGGCTT
The Xyrauchen texanus isolate HMW12.3.18 chromosome 14, RBS_HiC_50CHRs, whole genome shotgun sequence genome window above contains:
- the LOC127655254 gene encoding Bardet-Biedl syndrome 5 protein homolog; protein product: MASVLDALWEDRDVRFDITAQQMKTRPGEVLIDCLDSIEDTKGNNGDRGRLLVTNLRMVWHSLALPRVNLSVGYNCIINITTRTANSKLRGQTEALYILTKSNNTRFEFIFTNVVPGSPRLFTSVIAVHRAYETSKMYRDLKLRGALIQNKQLRLLPQEQVYDKINGVWNLSSDQGNLGTFFITNVRIVWHANMNESFNVSIPYLQIRSIRIRDSKFGLALVIESSQQTGGYVLGFKIDPMDKLQDAVKEINSLHKVYSANPIFGVEYEMEEKPQPLEELTVEQPPDDVEIEPDEHTDAFTAYFADGNKEHDREPVFSEELGLAIEKLKDGFTLQGLWEVMG